From one Catenulispora sp. GP43 genomic stretch:
- a CDS encoding ATP-dependent DNA ligase: MNGLTTALAVIPHRSAYPSRGPPRDPVDRCREQQRPDRLTGGDEQDVLRPPIEPMLALARDSLPAASALPGELIYQPKWDGYRALLFTACPAPGAVRLQTRRGNLIQDRFPDLRGAAADLPECWVLDGELVVWAGGSMSFEALQRRAAAGGRAAARFAETMPAHFVVFDVLQADGQQLLQQPYSDRHTRLETLFAEHHLAAPWTLCPQTTDLTVAQEWLNTWTEVPAIEGLVIRGSRQRYQPGARTMIKVRRRNTTEVIIGGVTGSLGSPQALVLGRLDQAGVLRAVGRSTPIAGAAARQLAGELTPTGTTHPWEGIRFRASWGSRTPLHVVLVEPNLVAEVVADTAQDRGVWRHPVRFARLRLDVTVGDVPTFGA, translated from the coding sequence ATGAACGGGCTGACCACGGCCCTCGCGGTCATCCCCCACCGATCGGCGTATCCGAGTCGCGGACCACCGCGTGATCCCGTAGACCGGTGCCGTGAGCAGCAGCGACCAGACCGGCTGACCGGCGGGGACGAGCAGGACGTGTTGCGTCCACCGATCGAGCCGATGCTCGCCCTGGCCCGCGACAGCCTGCCAGCGGCCAGCGCGCTCCCCGGCGAGCTGATCTACCAGCCCAAATGGGATGGCTACCGGGCCCTGCTGTTCACCGCCTGCCCCGCCCCCGGCGCGGTACGGCTTCAGACGCGACGCGGCAACCTCATCCAGGACCGGTTTCCGGATCTCCGGGGCGCCGCCGCCGACCTCCCTGAATGCTGGGTTCTCGATGGTGAGCTGGTCGTGTGGGCTGGCGGCAGCATGTCGTTCGAGGCGTTGCAGCGCCGCGCGGCCGCGGGCGGCCGAGCCGCGGCCCGGTTCGCCGAGACGATGCCGGCCCACTTCGTCGTCTTCGACGTCCTGCAAGCCGACGGGCAGCAACTGCTCCAGCAGCCATACAGCGATCGCCACACGCGCCTGGAGACTCTGTTCGCCGAGCACCACCTGGCCGCCCCCTGGACGCTGTGTCCCCAGACGACGGACTTGACCGTCGCACAGGAATGGCTGAACACCTGGACCGAGGTGCCCGCTATCGAGGGTCTGGTGATCCGCGGGAGCCGGCAGCGCTACCAGCCGGGGGCGCGGACCATGATCAAGGTTCGCCGACGGAACACCACCGAGGTGATCATCGGTGGTGTGACCGGCTCGCTCGGCTCGCCGCAGGCGCTCGTTCTCGGGCGGCTGGACCAGGCCGGAGTCCTTCGGGCAGTTGGTCGAAGCACTCCGATAGCAGGCGCCGCAGCTCGGCAACTGGCTGGCGAGCTGACGCCGACCGGCACCACGCATCCGTGGGAGGGCATCCGGTTCAGGGCCTCCTGGGGCTCGCGTACCCCGCTACACGTCGTACTTGTCGAGCCGAACCTGGTCGCTGAGGTCGTTGCCGACACCGCCCAGGACCGTGGCGTCTGGCGGCACCCGGTGCGATTCGCGCGTCTTCGTCTCGACGTCACCGTTGGGGACGTGCCCACCTTCGGCGCGTGA